A region of Deinococcus rubellus DNA encodes the following proteins:
- a CDS encoding EamA family transporter translates to MNPALLGLLSALNYGVGDFLAGLASRFDPPLRVVALSHPLAAAVLALMALVLGQPLPPAADLWWGASAGAVGLVAVLAFYKALAVGPMGAVSVGAGALSAAVPVAVGVLGGETLGALGWVGAALVLIGTALLSFAPGKQGEASNGVGLGLLAGLGFGFFFVMLGQASEPSGTLWTLTAARTASSLIALPLTAFTVGLRPRKPALILGSAPGDLLGNLFYLLSVQGGGLAIGALLTSMYPAFTTLLAVGVLRERLRRTQWGGVVLALAGAALLTGK, encoded by the coding sequence ATGAATCCTGCTCTCCTCGGCCTCCTCTCGGCGCTCAACTACGGGGTGGGCGATTTTCTGGCCGGGCTGGCCAGCCGCTTTGACCCGCCGCTGCGGGTGGTGGCGCTCTCGCACCCGCTGGCTGCCGCCGTCCTGGCCCTGATGGCGCTGGTGCTGGGCCAGCCGCTGCCGCCCGCCGCCGACTTGTGGTGGGGCGCGTCGGCGGGTGCGGTGGGACTGGTGGCGGTGCTGGCCTTTTACAAGGCGCTGGCGGTGGGGCCGATGGGCGCGGTGTCGGTGGGCGCAGGCGCACTCTCGGCGGCGGTGCCGGTGGCGGTGGGCGTGCTGGGCGGCGAGACACTGGGAGCGCTCGGCTGGGTGGGCGCGGCGCTGGTACTCATCGGCACGGCGCTGCTGAGTTTCGCGCCGGGCAAACAGGGCGAGGCGAGCAACGGCGTGGGCCTGGGCCTGCTGGCCGGGCTGGGCTTCGGCTTCTTTTTCGTGATGCTGGGGCAGGCCAGTGAGCCGTCGGGCACTCTCTGGACGCTCACGGCCGCGCGCACCGCCAGTTCCTTGATCGCGCTGCCGCTGACCGCCTTCACGGTGGGCCTAAGGCCGCGCAAGCCCGCACTGATCCTGGGATCCGCGCCCGGCGATTTGCTGGGCAACCTGTTTTATCTGCTCTCGGTGCAGGGCGGCGGCCTCGCCATCGGCGCGCTGCTGACCAGCATGTATCCGGCCTTCACCACCCTGCTGGCCGTGGGTGTGCTGCGCGAGCGGCTGCGGCGAACCCAGTGGGGCGGCGTGGTGCTGGCGCTGGCGGGCGCGGCCCTGCTGACAGGAAAGTAG
- a CDS encoding NADPH:quinone oxidoreductase family protein: MQAVQCTHLGPPDDLELNTIPDPTPGPGEVVIEVHAAPLNFPDVLMIQGKYQMRPELPFIPGAEVAGIVTAVGEDVTHLQVGQRVASFVQLGGFAQQVKAPASATFPLPDGVDFAEGAALPLAYGTSAHALIDRAELKAGQTLLVLGAAGGVGLAAVQIGKALGARVIAAASTQEKLDLCRQNGADETINYAEQDLRSVLKELTGGKGPDVIYDPVGGKLAEPAFRSIAWGGKYLVVGFAEGDIPALPLNLPLLKGASVVGVFWGEFARRDPKKNLANLRQLLTWMGEGKVKPHISARYALADVPQALKDMAGRKVTGKAVVEPQR; this comes from the coding sequence ATGCAAGCTGTCCAGTGCACCCATCTCGGCCCGCCCGACGACCTCGAACTGAATACCATTCCTGACCCCACACCCGGCCCCGGCGAGGTCGTCATCGAAGTTCACGCCGCGCCGCTCAACTTTCCCGACGTGCTGATGATTCAGGGCAAGTACCAGATGCGCCCCGAGTTGCCCTTCATACCCGGCGCGGAGGTGGCCGGAATCGTGACGGCGGTGGGGGAGGACGTGACCCACCTGCAGGTCGGGCAGCGGGTCGCCTCCTTCGTGCAGCTCGGCGGCTTCGCCCAGCAGGTCAAGGCCCCCGCCAGCGCCACCTTCCCGCTGCCGGACGGGGTGGACTTTGCCGAAGGTGCGGCCCTGCCACTCGCCTACGGCACCTCGGCCCACGCGCTGATTGACCGCGCCGAGCTGAAAGCCGGGCAGACTCTGCTGGTGCTGGGCGCGGCGGGCGGTGTGGGGTTGGCGGCGGTCCAGATCGGCAAGGCGCTGGGCGCGCGGGTCATCGCGGCGGCGTCTACTCAGGAAAAGCTTGACCTCTGCCGCCAGAACGGGGCCGACGAAACCATCAACTACGCCGAGCAGGACCTGCGCTCAGTCCTCAAGGAGCTGACCGGGGGCAAGGGGCCGGACGTCATTTACGATCCGGTGGGCGGCAAGCTGGCCGAACCTGCCTTTCGCTCGATTGCCTGGGGCGGCAAATACCTGGTGGTGGGCTTTGCCGAGGGCGATATCCCGGCGCTGCCGCTCAATCTGCCGCTGCTCAAGGGCGCGTCGGTGGTGGGCGTCTTCTGGGGCGAGTTTGCCCGGCGCGACCCGAAGAAAAATCTTGCCAATCTACGCCAGTTGTTGACCTGGATGGGCGAGGGCAAAGTCAAACCGCACATCTCCGCCCGCTACGCCCTGGCTGACGTGCCGCAGGCCCTCAAGGACATGGCCGGGCGCAAGGTGACGGGCAAGGCGGTGGTGGAGCCGCAGCGGTAA
- a CDS encoding NUDIX domain-containing protein, which yields MPNPRRLPLRPGVGAVILRRDEAGREWLAVVCEVDGSLTLPKGGIELGEDALTALRREVHEETGITELGVLAELGIWQRENQAGTRWVENRFFLCVTDQIAATPLEPGYALEWHPLAKPPALFWADQYAVLAQARLWRISHPE from the coding sequence TTGCCTAATCCCCGAAGGCTGCCGCTGCGCCCCGGCGTGGGGGCCGTCATCCTGCGGCGGGATGAGGCGGGCCGCGAGTGGCTGGCTGTCGTGTGCGAGGTGGATGGCAGCCTGACCCTGCCCAAAGGCGGCATCGAGCTGGGCGAGGACGCCTTAACCGCCCTGCGGCGCGAGGTTCACGAGGAAACCGGAATCACGGAACTGGGTGTGCTGGCCGAACTCGGCATCTGGCAGCGCGAGAACCAGGCCGGGACGCGCTGGGTCGAGAACCGGTTTTTCCTGTGTGTCACGGATCAAATTGCCGCCACGCCGCTGGAACCCGGCTACGCGCTGGAGTGGCATCCTCTCGCCAAGCCGCCCGCCCTTTTCTGGGCCGACCAGTACGCCGTGCTGGCCCAGGCCCGCTTGTGGCGAATTTCACATCCTGAGTGA
- a CDS encoding VOC family protein, with protein sequence MSVPALDRPAIDHLVIAARSLSEGAAWLEDRLGVHLAPGGEHPTFGTHNRLLSLGEAYLEVIAVNPDAPAPTRPRWFGLDTPAVQERLKRGPALIHWVARTPQPPLAAQGEVLALTRGRYVWTLTVPQDGSLPLGGALPSLIAWQGDSPAATLPDVGVRLRSLELMTPQPEQLREALTGLKLVELVTVHQAPETRLQAVLDMPNGEVVLA encoded by the coding sequence ATGAGCGTGCCCGCTCTTGATCGTCCTGCCATTGACCATCTGGTGATCGCTGCACGCAGCCTCAGTGAAGGCGCGGCCTGGCTGGAAGACCGGCTGGGCGTACACCTTGCTCCCGGCGGCGAACACCCCACCTTCGGGACCCACAACCGGCTGCTCTCGCTGGGCGAGGCATATCTGGAAGTCATCGCCGTCAACCCGGACGCGCCCGCGCCCACCCGCCCGCGCTGGTTTGGCCTGGACACGCCTGCCGTGCAGGAGCGGCTCAAGCGCGGCCCGGCCCTGATCCACTGGGTGGCCCGCACGCCCCAGCCGCCGCTGGCCGCGCAGGGCGAGGTGCTGGCCCTGACGCGGGGCCGCTACGTCTGGACGCTGACGGTGCCGCAGGACGGCTCTCTGCCGCTGGGCGGTGCATTGCCGAGTCTGATCGCCTGGCAGGGCGACTCACCCGCCGCCACGCTGCCAGACGTGGGCGTGCGCCTGCGAAGCCTGGAGCTGATGACGCCGCAGCCGGAACAACTCCGTGAGGCGCTGACCGGGCTGAAACTTGTGGAGCTGGTGACGGTCCATCAGGCCCCCGAAACCAGATTGCAGGCGGTGCTGGACATGCCGAACGGTGAGGTTGTTCTTGCCTAA
- a CDS encoding histidine phosphatase family protein, producing the protein MSQLLLIRHGQATPFEADTDRLSELGQAQARRLGEVLRSEGLGVTHVLHGPLVRQRRTALIAAEDSGWPDATEDARLAEYDGDGLLRHLAPLLAEQDANFARLARTFEQQKFGPERNKHLQAMLEPLTARYLQGDLLHPELEAWADFQARVQASVRDLLRLSGATVLAFTSGGVIGSVVASVLKAPPDTALALNWRVKNASITRLTYGGGRVSLDTFNETGHLPPELMSWR; encoded by the coding sequence TTGAGCCAACTGCTGCTGATCCGTCACGGGCAGGCCACCCCGTTTGAGGCCGACACCGACCGCCTGAGCGAACTGGGCCAGGCGCAGGCGCGCCGGCTGGGCGAAGTACTGCGCTCGGAAGGATTGGGCGTTACCCACGTTCTGCACGGTCCGCTGGTGCGCCAGCGCCGCACGGCCCTGATCGCCGCCGAGGACTCGGGCTGGCCTGACGCTACCGAAGACGCCCGACTGGCCGAGTACGACGGAGACGGCTTGCTGCGTCACCTCGCGCCGTTGCTGGCCGAACAGGACGCTAATTTTGCCCGGCTCGCCCGCACCTTCGAGCAGCAAAAGTTCGGCCCCGAGCGCAACAAGCACCTTCAGGCTATGTTGGAGCCGCTGACGGCCCGGTATTTGCAAGGTGATCTTCTGCACCCCGAACTGGAAGCCTGGGCCGACTTCCAGGCGCGGGTGCAGGCGTCGGTGCGCGACCTGCTCAGGCTCTCCGGCGCAACCGTGCTGGCCTTCACCTCCGGCGGCGTCATCGGCAGCGTGGTGGCGAGCGTACTCAAAGCCCCGCCCGACACGGCCCTGGCCCTCAACTGGCGCGTCAAGAACGCCTCTATCACCCGCCTGACTTACGGCGGCGGACGGGTCAGCTTGGATACCTTCAACGAAACCGGGCACCTGCCGCCGGAGCTGATGAGCTGGCGGTGA
- the dnaG gene encoding DNA primase, translating to MRERLNIADVVGQYVSLTPAGKGRMKGLCPFHNEKTPSFQVDTEQGYYYCFGCKAGGDLFSFVQRTENLSFGDALRKLAEQAGVTVETRYGERSSRDIYDVNAFALEYFRSHLPGPGLDYFHTRGLTEETIARFELGYAPDGWDGLLSLARSRGLTDRQLLEAGLLSENTQTGRVYDRFRGRVMFPIRDHLGRLVGFGGRVLNDEKPKYLNTPETEAFKKGELLYGLNFARSAAQQASPDGGGELIVVEGYMDVIALHQAGFETAAATLGTALTADHATLLARLDIQKLALMFDRDEAGLKATLSGLDQVVGSKLRVRATRVPSGKDPADAVMAGELHAIRQALASGLDEVHYRVEAAVQKYGVATSESKRRILMELLPRMQNLDPFDESAREMRRLACDPLGLKPEALSDWIANKAKRKTLTDTHLAGMSSTPQGDHELALLRQILLAPSLLSKLDGQTPWHNETVRKVMLAARGAKSSEEILEVFRGQPEEQLLIRLLFEGRDPRAHSRAATEQFEQKVGAYAAAAVDDIQSGLSIESLKVEKDLLAQQMTGASATEQRALLVQISELQRAIEAEKRVRRTQA from the coding sequence GTGCGCGAGCGGCTGAATATCGCCGACGTGGTGGGCCAGTATGTGAGCCTCACCCCGGCGGGTAAGGGCCGCATGAAGGGCCTGTGTCCCTTTCACAACGAGAAGACCCCCAGCTTTCAGGTGGACACCGAGCAGGGCTACTATTACTGCTTTGGCTGCAAGGCGGGCGGCGACCTGTTCTCGTTCGTGCAGCGCACTGAGAACCTGAGCTTCGGCGACGCCCTGCGCAAGCTGGCCGAGCAGGCGGGCGTCACCGTCGAGACGCGCTACGGCGAGCGCAGCAGCCGCGACATCTACGACGTGAACGCCTTCGCGCTGGAGTACTTCCGCAGCCACCTGCCGGGGCCGGGTCTGGACTATTTTCATACACGCGGCCTGACCGAGGAGACGATTGCCAGGTTTGAACTCGGCTACGCTCCCGATGGTTGGGACGGCCTGCTGAGCCTGGCCCGCAGCCGGGGCCTGACGGACCGGCAACTGCTGGAAGCGGGTCTGCTCTCCGAGAACACCCAGACCGGGCGGGTCTACGACCGCTTCCGGGGGCGGGTGATGTTCCCGATTCGCGACCACCTCGGGCGGCTGGTGGGCTTTGGGGGCCGGGTGCTGAACGACGAGAAGCCCAAATACCTCAATACCCCCGAAACCGAGGCGTTCAAGAAGGGAGAGTTGCTCTACGGCCTGAACTTTGCCCGCAGCGCCGCCCAGCAGGCCAGCCCAGACGGCGGCGGTGAGCTGATCGTGGTGGAAGGTTATATGGACGTGATCGCGCTGCACCAGGCGGGCTTCGAGACGGCGGCGGCGACCCTCGGTACGGCGCTGACCGCCGACCACGCGACGTTGCTGGCGAGGCTCGACATTCAGAAACTGGCCCTGATGTTCGACCGCGACGAGGCGGGCCTGAAAGCCACCTTATCGGGACTCGATCAGGTGGTGGGCAGCAAGCTGAGGGTGCGCGCCACCCGTGTGCCGAGCGGTAAGGACCCCGCCGACGCGGTGATGGCCGGAGAGCTGCACGCTATCCGGCAGGCGCTGGCGAGTGGGCTGGACGAGGTGCATTACCGGGTGGAGGCCGCCGTGCAGAAGTACGGCGTGGCGACCTCAGAAAGCAAGCGCCGCATCTTGATGGAACTGCTGCCGCGTATGCAGAACCTCGATCCCTTCGACGAGAGCGCCAGGGAAATGCGGCGGCTGGCCTGTGACCCACTGGGCCTCAAGCCCGAAGCCCTCAGCGACTGGATCGCCAACAAGGCCAAGCGCAAAACGTTGACCGACACCCACCTGGCGGGCATGTCCAGCACCCCGCAGGGCGACCACGAGCTGGCCCTGCTGCGCCAGATTCTGCTGGCCCCCTCGCTGCTGTCCAAACTCGACGGGCAGACGCCCTGGCACAACGAGACGGTCCGCAAGGTGATGCTGGCCGCGCGCGGAGCGAAAAGCAGCGAGGAGATTCTGGAAGTCTTCCGGGGCCAGCCCGAGGAGCAACTGCTGATCCGTCTGCTGTTCGAGGGCCGCGACCCCCGCGCGCACAGCCGGGCGGCCACCGAGCAGTTCGAGCAGAAGGTGGGAGCCTACGCCGCCGCCGCCGTGGACGACATCCAATCGGGCCTGAGTATCGAGTCGCTCAAGGTTGAAAAGGACCTGCTGGCCCAGCAGATGACGGGCGCTTCTGCCACCGAGCAGCGGGCGCTACTGGTCCAGATTTCCGAGTTGCAGCGGGCCATAGAAGCCGAGAAGCGGGTGCGGCGGACACAGGCCTGA